Proteins co-encoded in one Bacillus paramycoides genomic window:
- a CDS encoding condensation domain-containing protein, whose product MEKRKYSVTPQDRMNYLLGLYSADQQINAVLYFPVGISKKILEQSIRITLQLQPVLNSRFVENDIPYWEEHSSGTNTPICLFAEGNDQELEMMAIDFIKEPGDRIQGPMVQAKLLRGNTTDMLVVKLSHLCSDGAGVKEYINLLGAIYTQLSLGQSKDQIIKEFGEGNESFRDQSPVFKYAGISDVKSAYRPNQEQQASLWSFPSQPNKNTYPKMSVRRLSHEQTLRLIQWTKAQQATLNDTIMTAYFQALSRFTVYAEPRTAEKMIGLTIDLRRYLPNYTTGAICNLSGMEMPVIKMEDDETFNQTLVRVKQSMDKIKSQNPGLSSAAGMELLAEMKLSTVKEMYNQQYEQAVQMGMALPLLTNLGVIADEPIQFGEIQAEDGYMTSPIMYAPFFSMGASSYNGRLTFTIGYHAPDTSKEKVEKFLECVVNQLSSL is encoded by the coding sequence ATGGAAAAAAGAAAGTATTCAGTAACACCTCAAGATCGAATGAATTATTTATTAGGTCTTTATTCTGCAGATCAACAAATTAATGCAGTTCTTTATTTTCCTGTAGGTATATCAAAGAAAATACTTGAACAATCAATAAGGATAACGTTACAATTGCAGCCGGTTTTGAACAGCCGTTTTGTAGAAAATGATATTCCTTACTGGGAGGAACATTCATCTGGTACTAACACACCTATTTGTCTTTTTGCAGAAGGAAATGATCAAGAACTTGAAATGATGGCAATAGATTTTATTAAGGAACCTGGAGATCGTATTCAGGGGCCTATGGTTCAAGCAAAATTATTACGAGGCAATACAACAGATATGTTAGTTGTGAAATTATCTCATCTATGTTCAGATGGTGCAGGAGTCAAGGAATATATTAATTTGTTGGGAGCAATTTATACTCAACTTTCCTTGGGACAATCTAAGGATCAAATTATAAAGGAATTTGGTGAGGGGAATGAGAGTTTTCGTGATCAATCACCTGTGTTCAAATATGCCGGAATATCAGACGTAAAAAGTGCGTATCGTCCTAACCAAGAACAACAGGCATCGTTATGGTCTTTTCCATCTCAACCGAACAAAAATACATACCCAAAAATGTCCGTACGGCGGTTGAGCCATGAGCAAACTCTACGTCTAATCCAATGGACAAAAGCACAACAGGCTACCTTGAATGATACAATCATGACTGCATACTTCCAAGCTTTATCACGTTTCACTGTGTATGCAGAACCTCGCACCGCAGAAAAAATGATCGGTTTAACAATTGATTTACGTCGATATCTGCCTAACTATACAACTGGTGCTATTTGTAACTTATCCGGTATGGAAATGCCAGTGATTAAAATGGAAGACGATGAAACATTTAATCAGACTCTTGTTCGAGTTAAACAATCAATGGATAAAATAAAGTCTCAAAATCCAGGTCTTTCTTCAGCAGCAGGAATGGAGCTACTGGCAGAAATGAAGCTATCTACAGTGAAGGAAATGTATAATCAGCAATACGAACAGGCTGTACAGATGGGGATGGCGTTGCCATTACTGACAAATTTGGGAGTGATTGCTGATGAACCTATTCAGTTTGGTGAAATTCAAGCTGAGGACGGGTATATGACATCACCTATTATGTATGCACCATTCTTTTCAATGGGAGCAAGCTCTTATAATGGAAGACTTACATTTACGATTGGTTATCATGCGCCGGATACATCAAAAGAAAAGGTAGAAAAATTTTTAGAATGTGTGGTTAATCAACTATCATCATTGTAA
- a CDS encoding YuzF family protein, protein MSYSKGNDLSEQHMVSTPNPYVYQTLQSVIGKHVVIETVRGNIRGKLKDVKPDHLLIEDTAPYIVRIQQIVWIMPKQ, encoded by the coding sequence ATGAGTTATTCGAAAGGAAATGACTTGAGTGAACAACATATGGTAAGTACACCTAACCCCTATGTATATCAGACATTACAATCAGTAATTGGTAAGCATGTGGTTATTGAAACTGTAAGAGGCAATATAAGAGGTAAATTAAAGGATGTGAAACCAGATCATTTGCTCATTGAAGATACGGCGCCATATATTGTACGCATTCAACAAATTGTATGGATTATGCCAAAGCAATAA